In one window of Henckelia pumila isolate YLH828 chromosome 1, ASM3356847v2, whole genome shotgun sequence DNA:
- the LOC140873997 gene encoding uncharacterized protein, giving the protein MTSFSTIPMLSKEDFDDWKIRMQAHLSALDDDMWFVITDGTLAITKVNTAVALSGGGPQYIEKPRIEWTTEDKKKENLDNVKKYILYKTLDKNTFSKIKTCKTGKEIWEKLIQLCEGNEQTKENKLSVATQKFDNIKMKPGESMTEFDERVSSIVIELNGLRKTYPNREVILKVIRGLPKEWDVKTMTVVTQSGSTT; this is encoded by the coding sequence ATGACTTCATTCAGTACAATTCCCATGTTGTCAAAGGAGGATTTTGATGACTGGAAGATTCGAATGCAAGCACACCTATCAGCACTAGACGATGACATGTGGTTTGTCATCACTGATGGAACTCTTGCAATCACCAAGGTCAATACTGCTGTAGCTCTTTCTGGAGGTGGTCCACAGTACATTGAGAAACCCAGAATTGAATGGACTACTGAAGATAAAAAGAAGGAAAATCTTGATAATGTGAAAAAATATATCTTGTACAAAACGCTTGACAAGAACACCTTTAGCAAAATCAAGACATGCAAAACTGGAAAGGAAATTTGGGAGAAACTGATTCAACTCTGTGAAGGAAATGAACAgacaaaagaaaacaaactaTCTGTCGCCACTCAAAAATTTGACAACATcaagatgaaaccaggagaaTCAATGACAGAATTTGATGAGAGAGTAAGTAGCATTGTTATTGAGCTTAATGGATTGAGAAAAACATATCCCAACAGGGAAGTTATTCTCAAAGTAATTCGAGGCCTTCCTAAAGAATGGGATGTAAAGACAATGACTGTAGTGACCCaatccggatccactacctaa